In Zingiber officinale cultivar Zhangliang chromosome 8B, Zo_v1.1, whole genome shotgun sequence, a single genomic region encodes these proteins:
- the LOC122016532 gene encoding probable LRR receptor-like serine/threonine-protein kinase At4g37250 gives MSSNSWKLENKWEASSSRGRSVTLLLLTFLLQIGTTLGLNGDGELLLKFKYSVLSDPMAVLNDWNFYDHTPCSWNGVVCMGFLEAAAFNWSPPANSGGGSSNVEVSMASRVIALVLPNSQLLGPVPTELGLVEHLRHLDLSGNMLNGTLPSTLFNASELRVLSLANNVISGELPDFDERTANSSLQVLNLSDNALTGRLPSNFSRLPNLAVASLSNNYLCGELPVGGFKRLQYLDLSSNLIYGSLPTELGGGRLRYLNLSYNRLTGAIPQELGARIPANATVDLSFNNLTGAIPQGGAFGAEKPMAFAGNPNLCGRPLRNPCTIPSSLSTAPPNSSNVVLQPPKSPPAFAAFPKNPDGSTPDAAEQNNASRGSLRPVAVILITVGDLAGIAILFGVFLYVYHVKRTKRQNQQEERQQQKEIGSNGLKKERPPPPPAAAATAAVTSETRVIRSLSCCLRKKSDHGDDTEETSETSESSDTDAEEDEESSKGAKEGEDGKSNHPQLKQQHAEATLVIVDGETNLEIETLLKASAYILGASTSSIVYKAVLANGTALAVRRIGESSVINKFKEFDAQVRGIAKIRHPNLLRLRGFYWGSDEKLLIHDYATNGSLANISFSKKLGSSPLHLSWEMRLRIARGVARGLAYLHEKKTLHGNVKPSNILLDCDMEAKIGDFGLDRVMAGAGPSARQFGSKRSMHSSISLPDLSSATGASPLGGCASAPGFAPPPYQAPESLKSLKPNAKWDVYAFGRVFLELIAGRVFSDLELCRWNAGFVVEERNRVVRMADAAIRGEVEGKEDTLLGCFKLGFACCAMAPQRRPSMKDVVQALENLSSSSCSYSSSSTTTT, from the exons ATGAGCTCGAATAGTTGGAAGCTCGAGAACAAATGGGAGGCTTCCAGTTCCAGAGGTAGATCTGTTACTTTGCTGCTGCTAacttttcttctccagatcggcacCACGCTGGGCCTCAACGGAGATGGAGAGCTGTTGCTCAAGTTCAAGTACTCCGTTCTCAGCGACCCTATGGCCGTGCTCAACGACTGGAACTTCTACGACCACACGCCGTGCTCCTGGAATGGAGTCGTATGCATGGGATTCCTGGAGGCAGCTGCTTTCAATTGGAGTCCTCCTGCGAATAGTGGCGGCGGCAGCAGCAATGTGGAGGTTTCCATGGCTTCTAGAGTCATCGCCTTGGTCCTGCCAAACTCCCAGCTCTTGGGCCCCGTCCCCACCGAGCTCGGCCTTGTCGAGCACCTCCGCCATCTCGACCTCTCCGGCAACATGCTCAACGGTACCCTCCCGTCCACCCTCTTTAACGCGTCCGAGCTCCGCGTGCTTTCGCTGGCCAACAATGTCATCTCCGGCGAGCTCCCGGACTTCGACGAGCGCACCGCCAACAGCAGCCTCCAGGTGCTCAACCTCTCCGACAACGCGCTGACCGGAAGGTTGCCGTCGAACTTCTCGCGGCTTCCGAACCTCGCCGTCGCCTCCCTCTCCAACAACTACCTCTGCGGAGAGCTCCCAGTCGGCGGGTTCAAACGGTTGCAGTACTTGGATCTCAGCTCAAACCTCATCTACGGCTCCCTGCCGACGGAACTCGGCGGGGGAAGGCTCCGTTACTTGAACCTGTCTTACAACCGACTTACTGGCGCCATCCCGCAGGAGCTAGGGGCAAGAATTCCGGCGAATGCTACGGTGGATCTCTCGTTCAACAATCTCACGGGAGCGATACCACAGGGCGGTGCTTTTGGCGCCGAGAAGCCGATGGCTTTTGCTGGAAACCCGAACCTCTGTGGGAGACCGCTCAGGAACCCGTGCACCATCCCTTCGTCTCTCTCCACCGCTCCTCCCAATTCCTCCAACGTGGTCCTGCAGCCGCCCAAGTCTCCGCCGGCATTTGCCGCATTCCCCAAGAATCCGGATGGAAGCACTCCAGATGCGGCCGAGCAGAACAACGCCAGCCGAGGATCGCTTCGACCGGTGGCAGTTATCCTGATCACGGTGGGTGACTTGGCCGGCATTGCGATCCTTTTCGGAGTGTTCTTGTACGTATACCATGTGAAGAGGACGAAGAGGCAAAATCAGCAAGAAGAACGGCAACAGCAGAAAGAAATTGGAAGCAACGGGTTAAAGAAAGAACGCCCCCCTCCGCCTCCAGCGGCCGCAGCAACAGCGGCAGTCACTAGTGAGACCAGAGTGATCAGATCGCTATCTTGTTGTTTGAGGAAGAAAAGTGACCACGGAGACGACACTGAGGAGACGTCAGAGACGTCGGAGTCTTCGGATACGGATGCGGAAGAGGATGAAGAATCGTCCAAGGGTGCGAAGGAGGGGGAAGACGGCAAATCCAACCATCCGCAGCTAAAGCAACAACATGCAGAGGCTACTCTTGTCATCGTCGACGGCGAGACGAACCTTGAAATAGAAACTCTACTCAAGGCCTCGGCTTACATCCTCGGCGCAAGCACGTCGAGCATCGTCTACAAGGCGGTACTCGCCAACGGCACCGCCTTGGCTGTGCGCCGGATCGGGGAGAGCAGCGTCATCAACAAGTTCAAGGAATTCGATGCCCAGGTCCGCGGGATCGCCAAAATTCGGCATCCAAATCTCCTCCGCCTCCGGGGATTCTACTGGGGCTCCGACGAGAAGCTTCTCATCCACGACTACGCAACCAATGGCAGCCTCGCCAATATCTCATTTAGCA AAAAGCTCGGATCGTCGCCTTTACATCTGAGCTGGGAAATGCGCCTCCGGATTGCTAGAGGCGTGGCGAGGGGCCTCGCGTATCTCCACGAAAAGAAGACCTTGCACGGCAATGTCAAACCAAGCAACATTCTACTGGATTGCGACATGGAGGCCAAGATCGGAGATTTTGGCCTCGACCGAGTGATGGCCGGCGCCGGCCCATCAGCACGGCAGTTCGGGAGCAAACGCTCCATGCACTCCTCGATCAGCTTGCCGGATCTATCGTCGGCTACCGGAGCCAGCCCATTGGGCGGCTGCGCCTCGGCTCCGGGATTCGCCCCGCCGCCATACCAGGCGCCGGAGTCGCTAAAGAGCCTGAAACCCAACGCGAAGTGGGACGTGTACGCATTCGGAAGGGTGTTTCTGGAGCTGATCGCCGGGCGGGTGTTCTCGGACCTGGAGCTCTGCCGCTGGAACGCAGGCTTCGTGGTGGAGGAACGGAACCGGGTGGTGAGGATGGCGGATGCCGCCATACGAGGCGAGGTAGAGGGCAAGGAGGACACATTGTTAGGCTGCTTCAAGCTAGGATTCGCTTGCTGCGCGATGGCGCCGCAGAGGAGGCCTTCAATGAAGGACGTAGTGCAGGCGTTGGAAAATTTGAGCTCCAGctcttgttcttattcttcttcttctactactACTACTTGA